A single Antechinus flavipes isolate AdamAnt ecotype Samford, QLD, Australia chromosome 5, AdamAnt_v2, whole genome shotgun sequence DNA region contains:
- the PP2D1 gene encoding protein phosphatase 2C-like domain-containing protein 1, whose protein sequence is MTENLTGNLWKSTLPIVVELPIKEQKTEEADTKQEQSTLPRKFTDFLPDGTFQKPEKGTTQIHSAFKKINHRFENSFRLTIPCSLCNQELGLSDVFAHKRQHKAMAMMGYNLTDREKPKQHKILAQRNFLIATLIEAYLYKEKIRQNIDNAYEFLCKDYVPSYYKVLTNTFNSSVHLKRTDNPLVNAVAICEDQNKTWRSVMEDRYVFQGRYGKKSNVCFFGLFDGHHGSGAAEITAVELSKFFLDQLAQSDFSYKQSKKEKRFIQSFDTVFKEEYRKQEYTFSSQKTKHPSSNYNYEWIHKAFAKAFWRMDRALKLGRKEVSDFCWSGCSAVACLLECDEEFGSSTSWKTASFTDDSEVELEEKSFRFSNQFENNFGVLHIANVGNVHVVLCKGGQAHLLTKEHTTRILSERRRVLNGGGKITSNEPSGFTEGIVKITRGLGFHGHPKLRKSVIPVPQTISVSIDDTCQFLIVATTGLWDVIDQNEAIATAISLFGIYEEIYKMTKREMYRTRQKRIPFLPSLPSSTISLQDGKIKLLYRNTSAFLEKMSQQSTTENSQLSMYSKNRDSLTSPSLDKGIDSKFKLSSETDFSSTKPFYLYGVEDSDETSSSTSYESSLVEEDIDRNFFEYAAEYISNGLVKAALTAGSRENITVLVMLFKGCGYQLYGSQI, encoded by the exons ATGACAGAAAATCTTACTGG AAATCTATGGAAGTCTACATTACCGATTGTTGTGGAACTTCCAATCAAGGAACAGAAGACAGAAGAAGCTGATACTAAGCAAGAACAGTCAACCCTCCCCAGAAAATTCACAGATTTTTTACCAGATGGAACTTTCCAAAAACCAGAAAAAGGAACAACTCAGATTCATTCAGcctttaaaaagataaatcataGATTTGAAAATAGTTTCAGGCTCACCATTCCCTGTTCGTTATGCAACCAAGAACTTGGTCTATCTGATGTTTTTGCCCATAAGAGACAACACAAAGCCATGGCCATGATGGGTTACAATTTGACAGACagggaaaaaccaaaacaacacaAGATTTTAGCACAGAGGAACTTTCTAATCGCTACATTAATTGAAGCctatttatacaaagaaaaaattagacaAAACATCGATAATGCTTATGAGTTCCTTTGTAAGGATTACGTGCCTTCCTATTATAAAGTTCTTACTAATACTTTCAATAGCTCTGTGCACCTTAAGAGAACAGATAATCCACTAGTTAATGCTGTTGCCATCTGTGAAGACCAGAACAAGACGTGGAGATCAGTAATGGAAGACAGATACGTCTTCCAGGGCAGATATGGGAAGAAATCCAATGTGTGTTTTTTTGGCTTGTTTGATGGACACCACGGCTCTGGGGCAGCTGAAATCACTGCTGTAGAACTATCTAAGTTTTTTTTGGACCAACTTgctcaatctgatttttcttataagcagagcaagaaagaaaaaagatttatccAGTCTTTTGACACAGTGTTTAAGGAGGAGTATAGGAAACAAGAATACACCTTTTCTTCCCAAAAGACAAAGCATCCATCTTCAAACTATAATTATGAGTGGATCCATAAAGCCTTTGCTAAAGCTTTCTGGAGGATGGATAGAGCTTTGAAACTTGGGAGGAAGGAAGTATCTGATTTCTGTTGGAGCGGCTGTTCAGCAGTCGCCTGTTTGTTGGAATGTGATGAAGAGTTTGGTAGTAGTACCTCTTGGAAAACTGCCAGTTTCACTGATGATTCAGAAGTGGAATTAGAAGAAAAGAGTTTTCGTTTTTCCAATCAATTTGAAAATAACTTTGGAGTATTACACATTGCTAATGTTG gTAATGTACATGTAGTTTTATGCAAAGGTGGGCAAGCCCATCTTCTTACAAAAGAACATACAACTCGGATCCTAAGTGAAAGACGCCGTGTATTAAATGGAGGAGGAAAAATCACCAGCAATGAACCAAGTGGATTCACTGAAGGGATTGTAAAAATAACTCGTGGGCTTGGGTTTCATGGACATCCAAAGCTGAGAAAGTCTGTTATTCCAGTACCCCAAACAATCTCTGTCTCTATAGATGATACGTGTCAATTCCTTATTGTTGCTACTACTGGACTTTGGGATGTTATAGATCAAAATGAAGCTATAGCAACAGCAATATCATTATTTGGCATCTATGAGGAGATATATAAAATGACTAAGCGAGAAATGTACAGGACACGccaaaaaagaattccttttttaCCTAGCTTACCATCTTCAACTATTAGCTTACAAgatggtaaaatcaaattattgtaTCGTAACACTTCAGCATTTCTTGAGAAAATGTCCCAGCAGAGCACAACGGAAAATTCACAGTTAAGCATGTATAGCAAAAACAGAGATTCTCTAACTTCACCTAGTTTGGATAAAGGTATAGATTCCAAATTTAAGTTAAGTAGTGAAACAGACTTTTCaagtacaaaacctttttatttgTATGGTGTTGAGGATAGCGATGAAACAAGTAGCAGCACATCTTATGAATCAAGTTTGGTAGAGGAAGATATCGATAGGAATTTCTTTGAATATGCAGCAGAATATATAAGTAATGGACTCGTCAAAGCTGCTCTTACAGCAGGTTCTAGGGAGAACATTACTGTGCTGGTAATGCTTTTCAAAGGATGTGGATATCAGCTATATGGAAGTCAAATCTGA